GGTGGCACCGAAGCGGGTGGCGCCGTCCAGCTTCCGGTCGTCGATGTCGACGGCGATGACCCGGCGCGCTCCGGCGATCGAGGCACCGGCGATGGCCGCGTTGCCGACCCCGCCGCAGCCGATGACGGCGACGGTGTCACCGCTGCCCACCGCCCCGGTGTGCACGGCCGCGCCGTACCCCGCCATCACTCCGCAGCCGATCAGACCGGCGGCTTCGGGGCGGGCGTTGGGGTCGACCTTGACCGCCTGTCCGGCGGCGACCAGGGTCTTCTCGGCGAACGCCCCGATGCCGAGCGCGGGGGCGAGCGGGGTGCCGTCGCTCAGGGTCATCGGCTGGGTGGCGTTGCCGGAGTCGAAGCAGTACCAGGGCCGTCCGCGGCGGCAGGAGCGGCAGTTGCCGCAGGGCGCCCGCCAGGCGAGGACGACGTAGTCACCAGGGTCGAGGCCGGTGACGCCGGGGCCGACGGACTCGATGACACCGGCCGCCTCATGGCCGAGCAGGAAGGGGAATTCGTCGTTGATCGCACCGTCCCGGTAGTGCAGATCGGTATGGCAGACACCGCAGGCCTGCACGGCGACGAGCACTTCTCCCGGGCCGGGATCCGGCACCAGAATCGTCTGCAGCTCGACCGGCGCGCCTTGTTTCGCCGCGACGACGGCATGGACTTCGTGTGGCATGCCCTACCCCTCAGTGTTGCGCACTGCACGACTGGTTGCGCGATGAGAGACATAGTGGGAACGCCGGATCGGCACCGTCAAGAGGTACGGGCCGACTCTTGGCAAAGGACTTGTTACGCCCCTGGACACAGCTTCGGGGCCGGATCCCCCGCTCCGCCCCCGCCTCCATTTCCCCGCCCGTCACCAGGTCAACAGGCGTCTCCCAGCCGCCGCGACAGCCCCCCGGCCGCGGCAACCGCACCCTTGGCGGCCCCGAGCAGCCACTCCTCGCCCAGTCGGCAGGCAGGCACCGGCACACCGGGCGCCCCGATCACCGACCCGTCGCGCGGGATGCGGCGGTCCGGCAATTCCGGGGATCCCTTGACGCATCCGCTCCCCATCGGGATTCTGTTGCGCATAGCGCTTCATCGTGCGCACCGCGAAACTCGATGATACCGATCAGTTACAGGGGGTCCCGTGATTCCTGTCTGCCCTCTCGCCGACCTGCCGACAGGCGAGTCCGTACGCATCGACACCGCACCGCCGATCGCCGTCTTCCACGCCGACGGGCAGCTGTACGCCATCGACGACACCTGCACCCACCAGGACGCCTCGCTGTCGGACGGCTGGCTGGAAGGCTGCCTGGTCGAATGCCCCCTGCACGCCGCCTCGTTCGATCTCCGCACCGGCGCGGCGACCTGCCTGCCCGCCCGACGGGCCGTGCGCACTCACCCCGTGACCGTCGACAACGGCATGATCTACGTCCACCACGCCGCCGAGGAGGGCAACGCCGCATGAAGTCGGTCGCCGTCATCGGGGCCTCACTGGCCGGCCTGTACGCCGCGCGGGCCCTGCGCTCCCAAGGGTTCGACGGACGCCTGGTGATCGTCGGGGACGAGTGCCACGGCCCCTACGACAGGCCCCCGCTGTCCAAGGACTTCCTCACCGGCGCCACCGCCGACCAGGGTCAACTGGCCCTGGCCGACGCCGAGGAGATCGCCGAGCTGGACGCCGAATGGTTGCTGGGCACCCGGGCCACCGGCCTCGACACCGGCGGGCGCACCGTGCTCCTCGACGGCGGCCGGTCCCTGACCACCGACGGCCTGGTCATCGCCACCGGCGCCACCCCGCGCCTCCTCCCCGGCCCGGCACCCGCCGGAGCCCACACCCTGCGCACCCTCGACGACGCCCAGGCGCTGCGTGCGGAGCTGGCATCGGGCCCGGTCAGGGTGGTGGTGATCGGCGGCGGCTTCATCGGTGCCGAGGTCGCCTCGTCCTGCGCCGCCCTCGGCCACGACGTCACCGTGGTCGAGGCCGCCCCGCTCCCCCTCGTCCCCCAACTCGGCGACACGATGGCCGGGATCTGCTCCGCTCTCCATGCGGACCACGGCGTCACCCTGCTCACCGGGGCCGGCGTCGCCCGGCTGCACAGCGGCGGCACCGAGAACCGCGTCACCGGGGTCGAACTGGCCGACGGCCGGCTGCTCCCCGCCGAAGTGGTCGTCATCGGCATCGGCGTACGCCCCCACACCGCCTGGCTGGCGGACTCAGGGCTGCCGCTCGACGACGGGGTGCTGTGCGACGCGGGCTGCGCCACCCCGCTGCCCGCCGTCGTGGCCGTCGGCGACGTCGCCAGGGTGAACGGCACCCGCGCCGAACACTGGACCAACGCCACCGAACAGGCCGCCGTCGCCGCGCGGAACCTGCTGGCCGGCAGCACCGTCGCGACCCACCGGAGCCTGCCGTACTTCTGGTCCGACCAGTACGGCGTACGCATCCAGTTCGCCGGCCGGCGACTGCCCACGGACACCCCGCGCCTCGTCGAGGGCTCCCCCGACGACCGCAGCTTCCTCGCCTGCTACGAACGCGACGGACGCACGACCGCGGTACTCGCCCTCAACCGACCGCGGCCCTTCATGCGGCTCCGCCGCGAACTCGCCCGCGCCACCCAGCCGGCCGGCACCTGACCCCCCGCCGTGCCGCACGCCGACGTCGTCACCACCGACCGGCCCCTCGGGGCCCGTGTCACCCGACGAGACGATGTCTCACTCCCTGCCGGAGGCGATGAACTGTGTGACGGCCGTGAACCCGGCCAGGAGCGCGGCGGCGATCGCGAGCATGGATCTTGCGGGAGCGGCCTGCACTGACGACGACGATGGCCCGCTGCGGCGGGTCGTCCAGGCTCATCAGCGCGATGGTCAGCCATGTGGCGCCGACGAACAGGGCACCGGCAGGTGTTTTCGACCGACCCGGCTCCGTCCGACTCCACGCGGCACCGGCCGGAGATCACCGCCTGGTGTCCGGCCGCCCGCGGCAGCCGTGCGGTGGCGGCACCGACGCCCGTACCGCCGCCCGTCACGATGACAACTCGCTGTGCCGTCATGGACGTTCATCCCTCCGGGCTGATCACTACCGCTCTCGCGATCATAAGGACGATCACCGCAGGCCGGGCACACGCTTTCGGCCCCTTACGGAACGTGGGCGTGCGGCGGTCAGACCGCCTTCAGCTGGGCGGTGGCGGCATCGACGGTCTGGGTGAGCAGGGTGGCGATGGTCATCGGGCCGACGCCGCCGGGGACCGGGGTGATCAGGGAGGCGCGGGTACGCGCCGAGTCGAAGTCCACGTCACCGACGTTGCCGGGGTTGGAGCCGGCGTCGATCACCACGGCTCCGGGCTTGAGGTGCTCGCCGTGCAGGAAGCGGGGCCGCCCCACGGCGGCGACCAGGACATCGGCCTCCTTGGTGATCGACGCGAGGTCGGTGGTGCGGGAGTGGCAGTAGGTGACGGTGGCGTTGCGGGCGAGCAGCAGCATCCCGACGGGCTTGCCGAGAATCGCGCTGCGGCCGACCACGACGGCATGCTTGCCGGCCAGGTCGACGTCGTAGTGGTCCAGGAGGCGGAGGATGCCGCCGGGCGTGCAGGAGGCGAAGCCGTCCAGGCCGAAGCTCATCGCAGCGAAGGAGTGGCAGGTGACGCCGTCGACGTCCTTCTCGGGGGCGATGGCCTCGAAGGCGGCGCGCTCGTCGATGTGCGGGCCGGCCGGGTGCTGGAGCAGGATGCCGTGCACGTCGGGGTCGTGGGACAGCGCGGTGATCGTGTCGACCAGCTCCGCGGTCGTGGTGGCGGCGGGGAGCGCGACATGCCGGGAGCGGATCCCGGCCTTCTCGCACCGGGCGCGCTTCATGCGGACGTACGTCACCGAGGCGGGGTCGTCGCCCACCAGTACGGTCGCCAGACACGGGGACGTTCCGGTCCGCCGGGTGAGGTCCGCCGCGCGTTCCGCGGCCTGTTCGACGATGCGGCGGGCCAGTGCGCTGCCGTCCATGAGGCGGGCGGTCTCGGACATGGTGTACTCCTGGGCGTCGTGTCGGATCGCCCAGGCGCGCGGCACTGGCCAGAAGTGGCCGAGCCGCTCCCCGGTGGTACTCCACCCAAGCGCCAGTCACGGCCCGCCGCCCACTGTAATCGACGCCGGAAGACTGCTGGAGGCGGTGTCGGGCATCGGCGTCACGGCGCTCGTCGTGCACCTCGGCGGCCCGTGGGAGGGGCCCCTCACACGCCTCCCTGACCAGGTGCGGAGAGAGGTGGCGTGGTGGAGGTGGTGGCCTCCCACTGGCTGAGGATGCCGTCCCAGTCGTGCTGGGCGGCGGTGATGGCATTGGCATCCCAGGTGGGATGAGGGGGCTGTTGGTACTGCTGGTGCGGTGCGTGGTGTTGGTGCTGTTGCTGGTGCTGGGGGTGTCCGTGGTGTGGGTGCTGCTGTGGATGCTCCTCGTACACCCGGTACTCCTGATACTCCTGCTGGTCCGGGTAGTTCTGGTACGGCTGCTGCTTCCAGGGCTCCGGTTCGTAGGGCTCCCGTGGGGACTGCGGCGGCCGCTCACGCCAGGCGAGATGGGCGCTCTCGGCCGGTGGGGAGGGCGGGAGATTGGCCATCCGGCGGTGCCGGCCCGTGCGGTCCGGTGGGGCCTGCTGGGCGGGCCGGCTTTCGGCGGACAGCTGTTGGGCGCGTGCGACAAGGAGCCGGACATCGAGACCGAGTTCGGTGGCGAGGGCGGTGAGGTCAACTCCGTTGTGCCAGCTGCTCATCAGGACGGCGTCCAGGGCGGGGGCCCAGGCGGGCTCGGTGAGCTGGGGGGCGGGCGCCGGGGCCGGGGCCGCCGTTGCCGGGGCCGCGGGATGGGTCGCGAGCGGCGTCGTGGGGGGTGCGGGCTGCGCGGGGGGCGTGGCCGGGTGCGTGGCGGCCTGCTGGGCCGGGGGCTGCTCGCGCGGGGCCTGGGCGAGCAGGCTCTGCGCAACCGCGCGGGCGTCTTCCTTGCCCACCGTGCGGCGGGCCAGGCGCACTTCGCGCTCTTCCAGGCCGAGCAACTCCGCCACCACCGCGTCGCTGCCCACGGTCACGGCGAAGGCGGCCAGGGTCCGCGAACGGCGGGCCTCGGCCTCGTCAAGGAGCCCCTGCGTACGGCGGACCTCGTCATCGCTGCTGCAAAACGCCTGTGCGAGTACGGCATGGCGCTCCCACAACTCCCTCGGTTCCATGACTGCGACAACGTTTCCTCGCCCGGATTGGACCGCTTCCCGGCTATAGATCACTGCATAAGGTGATATTCGAGAGAGATACGCCCTTGCCTCCACGGTGTCAGTACGGGCCGCTGCAAAAATACGCAGTGACTCCAGGGAGGAAGAATCGTTTCTACGGCCATGAGCGACCCCTCTTCCGGCACCGTCGCAGGCCACGGACAGACCCCCCTCCCACGCCCCGGGCACATGCCGCGGTGGATCACCTCGGAGATCATCAGGCAGACACCGGTGTACGCCGGGCTCGTGAAGCAGTGGACGGAGCGCGCCGCCACCGTACCCGGGGTCGCCGACCCGGAGTGGCAGCGACTGGTCTCCTACCACGCGCTGATGGAGGAGACCGAGACCGCCCTCACGGCCCTGCGGCCCCATCGTGCGCCCGATGTGCTGCCGTCGAGAAAGCCCGTCCCCGCGGCCCGTACCGCCCGTCTCGACGCCTGACCCCGGTGTCCGCCGAAGGCTCCCGGCCGGCGGCCTGAAGCGTCGTCCCGGCCGGAGTACCGTTGAGTTGTCGAGGATGTCCCGCTGCCCGGCTCGTGCGCCGGCAGCGGCTTTGACCAGCGACGGAGCCCGGGTGAGCGCGACGGATGACACGGACTTCAGCCCGATCGGGGTGATCGGGCGGGTGACCGTCTCGATCCCGACCGACGGACCGGGCGAGGTGCTGCTCCCCGTACGCGGCGGGAGCGAGGCCTTCGCCGCCTGGTCCCGCGAGCCCATCAGCCGCCATACACAGGTCATCGTGGTGGACCACACCTCGGCGCGGTCGGTGATCGTCGCGCCGTTGCCCGCGTGACCGGCCGCCCAAAGGACCGTGGCCGGCCGCGTGAGCGTTCCGTCACCCGCAGCCGTCCCCGCACACCGACCGAGGCCGGTTCCACCGGACCAGGAGCCTTCCGATGTTGTTCTGGCATGTTCCTGCGCCGAACGAGGCGCTGTTGATCTCCGGCTCGAAGCGCCGGACCGGGGATGCCCAATTCCGTATCGTCACGGGTCATGGCTGCTGGGTCATGCCCGTCAAGCAGAAGGCGAGCGTGCTGGCGCTGTCGCTGCGGGAGGCGGAGATCTCCGAGGACTGCGTCACCCAGCAGGGCATCCGGATCGGGGTCCGGGCGGTCGCCGTCTTCAAGGTCGGTGACGACCAGACCTCGATCGCCAACGCCGCGCGGCGGTTCCTGGACGAGCAGGCCACGATGGAGGAGCTGGTGGGCCGGATCTTCGCCGGTCACCTGCGGTCGATCGTCGGCGGGCTGACCGTCGAGCAGATCATCCGGGAGCGGGACCGGGTCGCCCAGGAGGTCAAGGAGGGCAGCCACTCCGAGATGGAGAAGCTCGGCATCGTCGTCGACGCCCTCCAGATCCAGGAGATCGCCGACACCTCCGGCTACATCACGAATCTCGCCGCCCCGCATGCCGCGGCGGTCGCCAGCGCGGCCCGGATCGCGCAGGCCAAGGCCGACCAGGAAGCCACCGAGCGGGAACAGCAGGCGGCGGCGCTCAAGGCCGAGTACGAGCGGGACACCGCGATCAAGCGGGCCGGTTTCCTCGCCGAGACCGAGCAGTACAACGCCCGCGCCGCACAGGCCGGCCCGCTGTCGCAGGCCAGGGCCTCGCAGGAGGTCATCGAGGAGCAGACCTCGCTGGCCCAGCGGCAGGCCTCACTCGCCGCCCAGCGGCTGGAGGCCGAGGTGCGCCGCCCGGCGGACGCCGAGGCCTACCGGCTGCGCACCCTGGCCGAGGCACAGCGTGACCAGGTCCGCTTCGAGGCGGATGCCCGCGCCTACACCGAGCGGGCCGTCGCCCAGGCACGGGCCGATGCGAACACGGCCCTCGCGGGCTCGCTGCGGGACGGCAACCAGGAGCTGATCGCCGCCAACCGCACCATCGAGAACCTCCCCGCGCTCGCCAAGGCCGCGGCCGAGGGCCTCTCCGGCTCCCGGCTGACCGTGCTCAACGGCACCGACGGGGTGAACGAGATCGCCTCCGGCATCGTCGGCCAGGGGCTGGCCATTCTCGACAGCCTGAAGGCAGGGACCACCACGTCCGGCTCCACTCCCCCGCTCGCCGACGGGGCGGGGCCGCTGCCGCAGAAGGTGACGAATCTGAAGCGGGACGACGCGGGGTCGTCCGGCTCGTCCTGACCGTTCCCGTACCGCGCCCGGCGGCCCGGCAGGCCGGAAACGCTCTGCCGGTGGCCCGGCAGGCCGGAGGCGCTCCGCGGCGGCGCGGGCTGCCGGACACGCAAAGGTGCCCGGCAGCGCGGCCTCGGTGCCGCCGTGGCCGCCGCGGGAGAACGGACCGACCGCTCAGATCACGAGGCGGGTTCCGTGGACGTACGGCGCCAGCGGGTCAGGACGAGGTGGGCGATGACCCCGAAGAGCAGGCCCCAGAAGGCGGATCCGATGCCGAAGAGGGTGACGCCGGACGCGGTGGCGAGGAAGGTGATCAGGGCCGCCTCGCGGTCCTTCTCCTCCTTCACCGCTCCGGTCAGGCCGCCGGCCAGGGCGCCGAACAGCGCGACTCCGGCGACCGCCGCCACCAGTTCCTTGGGCAGGCCCGCGAAGAGCACCACCAGCGTGGAGCCGAACGCCCCGATGAGGAGGTAGAACGCACCGCAGGAGACTCCCGCCACGTACCGGCGCCGCGGGTCGCGGTGGGACTCGGGGCCGGTGCAGATCGCGGCGGTGATCGCCGCGAGGTTGATGGCGTGGGAGCCGAACGGGGCCAGGAGCGTGGAGACCAGGCCCGTGGAACCGATCAGGAGGCGGTCCTTGGGCTGGTAGCCGGATGCGGTGAGCACGGCCATGCCCGGTGCGTTCTGCGAGGCGAGCGTCGCCAGGATCATCGGTACCGCGATGCCGATGAGGGAGGCGAGCGAGAACTCCGGGGTCGTCAGCACCGGCTTGGCCAGTTCGATCCGGTCCAGGTGGATGTCCAGCCGGGAGCTGACCGCGCTGGCCGCGACGCCCGCCGCCAGGGCGACCAGCACGGCGTACCGCGGCAGCCACCGTTTCCCCAGGAGGTAGGCGAGCAGCACCGAACCGGCGATGAGCGGTGCGGTCTTGAGGGAGGTGAAGACTCCTGTGCCGAAGGAGAACAGGATGCCGGCGAGCATGGCGGAGACGACGGCGGTGGGCACCTGCCGCATCAGCCACCCGAACACCCCGGTCAGGCCGACCAGGGTGATCACCAGTCCGGTGATGAGGAACGCGCCGATGGCTTCGGCGTAGGAGTAGGCGCCCAGGCTCGTGACCAGCAGGGCGGCGCCCGGTGTCGACCATGCGGTGATCACCGGCATCTTGGTGCGCAGGCTCAGTGCGATGCAGGTCAGGCCGCTGCCGATGGAGATGGCCCATACCCATGAGCTGGTCTGGGCGGTGTCCAGATGTCCGGCGGAAGCCGCCGCGAGCACGATGACGAGCGGGCCCGAGTAGGACACGACGACGGCGACGAAACCCGCGAGCACGGCGGACAGTGAGGCGTCGCGCATGAAGCCGGGCCGGCGCCCCGGCCCGGCGGCCGGGGGCTCGACGGCGCCCTCCGGCACCGCGGCGCCCGCCGGCGGGGAGGAGTCCGGCGGTGCGGCGTCGGGGTGAGGAGTGGGGGTCTTGGAACTCAACGGTCTTCCTTAGCGGCCTTTTCAAGGGCCTGTTCGAGGTCGGCGACGAGGTCTGCGGGGCTCTCCAGACCTATGGACAGGCGCAGCATGTCCTTCGGCGAGGTACTACCCGGCCCTTCGAAGGTGTAGCGGTGTTCGATCAGGCTCTCCACGCCGCCCAACGAGGTGGCACGGATGAAGAGTTCGCAGTGGTTCGCGGTCCGCAGGGACTGCTGCCATGCACCGTCGACGTGCAGGGAGAGCATGCCACTGAATCCCCCGGTCATCTGGCGGGCGGCGATCTCGTGGCCGGGGTCGGCGGCCAGGCCCGGGTAGGCGACGCGCCGGATGAGGGGGTGCTGCGCGAAGTGCTCGGCCACCGCCATCGCGGTGGCGGAGATCTGGCGCATACGGGGGAAGAGCGTGCGGATGCCCCGCATGAGGAGGTAGGTCTCCAGCGGGCCCAGTATCGGTCCGGTCAGCCGGCGGTGCAGCTGGAGCCGCTCCCAGATCGCGTCCCTGGCCTCCGTGCTCTCCGGCGCCTTGACGAGCAGTCCGGCGACGACATCCGTATGGCCGTTGAGGTACTTGGTGCCCGAATGCATGATCAGGTCGGCGCCGAGCGCGAACGGCTTGGAGTGCACCGGGGTGGGGACGGTGTTGTCGACGCCGAACAGGGCACCGGCCCCGTGTGCGATCTCGGCACAGGCGGCGATATCGGTGACCGTCCAGGTGGGGTTCGCCGGGGACTCCGCCCACACCAGTGCGGTCGGGGCGGCGGTCACGGCGGCGGCCACCGCGTCCAGGTCGTTCATCGGTACCTGCACGACCTCCAGACCGCGCTGGGGGCCGAACTCCCTGAGCCACTTGGTGAGTCCGAAGTACATGGTCTGCGGAACCACCACCCGTGCACCGGCGGGCAGTACCTGGAAGACGGAGGTGGCGGCCGCCATACCGGACGAGAAGACGAGCGCGTCCGAGCCGCCCTCCAGTCCCGCCACGACGTTCTCGACCTGCTCGTACCCCGGTGTTCCCTGATCCCGCAGGTACGCCAGACCGGCGGGCGCACGGTACTCGTTGTCGCGCGCGTAGGTCGCTCCCAGTCCGATGGGGGGCGGCACGGCGCCCGTGGTCGGACAGCGCCAGCCGTCGCCCTGCGCGGCGCGCGTCTCGGGCCGGTACTCCTGCGTCCACGGGGTGAAGGTCTCGCTGTTGTTCATCGCTTCCTCGTCATCAGTGCCGGCAGAGCTGTGCCCAGGGCGAGTTCCGCGTCCAGCAGCGCACGGGAGGGCACGCCGGGCGAGGGCACATAGTGGTTGTAGTAACTGGATCCCTCGGTGTGCGGGCCGAGGAAGAACAGGTGCGGCTGCGGGGTGCCCGTGCGGTCGACGCCCTGGCCCCGGCGGGTGACATCGAGGCCGGGCACCGTGGCCCCGCGGTGGGCGAGGGTGCGGAGGCGGCCCGCGGTGACGAGCGCGCCGAGCAGGGACCCGGGCGCACGGTCCGCGCCGGGTTCGGCCACATGCGCCTGCACCACGTGGTCGGCCTCCATCCGCAACGGCTGGGACAGGCAGGTGGATTCCAGCCGCCAGGGGCCCGCTCCGGCCGGTGCGACGATCTTCGGCTGCGGGCCGGGGCCGAGCCGGACGATCCCCGCGTCGATCAGGGAGAGCAGCTCTGCCGACCGGTCGAGCTGAGGGCCGATCACCAGCCGGTTCACCAGCGGGGCGAACTCCCCGAAGAACGTGGCCAAGGACGCGTCGTCGACGCCCGGCGCGTCGATGACCGCCCGCAGGACATCGCGGTGGTCGCGGAGGACCTCCAGGGCCTCCTTCAACGGGCTCACACCGAGGCCGTCCCGGGCCTCGGCCAGATCGGCACCGACCTCGGCGGTGAACCAGTCGAGGTAGGCCTCGTACCCCGGCCACCGCCGGTCCGCGAGGTCCGCTGACAGGATCGCCGGCACCGGGGTGGGCCCGAACTGTGCACGCAGCTCAGCCAGTACCCGCTCGTGGCCCGCCCCGGCGCAGCGCCGGGTGAGCTCCCGCCCAGCGCCCAGGGCGTCGCCCGTCTCCCGGGCCAGCACGGTGCGGTAGTAGGCGAGTTCCATCTCGGCCTCGATGAGCGGCAGGACATTGTCGGTGAAGCGGAGCCGCCGGTCCGCATGGCGGGCACGGATCGTGTCGAGACGGTCCGTGGTCAGTGCCAGCGGTGCGCAGCGCACCCGTCCCGGGTGGAGGCGGGGGCGGCTGCGCGAGGGCATCCCGGACCGGTTGGTGAGCACGATCGACGGCTCCCGGCCGCTGGGCAGATAGCGCATGCCGTGCTCGTCCGTCGTGTGCTTGCCGCCGCGGCCGAGCGTCAGCGTGGCGATGACGTCCATGGCGGTCAGCCCCATGCCGAGGACGGCCACGCGTTCGCCCGGCCCGATGCTGTCGAGTGCCGCGGGCAACGGGTAGGGGCGGGTGACCAGTCGTGGGTCGGGTGCGGGTGCCGCGGGCCGGTAGAGCGTGTGGTGCCCGACGGTCACGAACACGACGTCCGCGGCGATCCGGCTGCCGTCGGCGAGGACCACCGTCTCGGTGTCCGACGTACCGGGGAGGATGTCGACGGCCGTCGTACGGTGCCGGACCAGTGTGAGGCTCTCGGGCGCCGCGGCGGCGATCTCCTCCGCCGCCCAGACGAGATATTCGCTCAGGAGTCTGCGCGGCAGGAAGTCGTTCGGCTGGATCTCCCGGCCTTCTCCCGCGCGCACGGTGTAGCCGTCGTCCGCCAGCCGCAGGTCGCGGCGCCGGCACCAGGCGTGGAGCGAGGGACCGGGCAGCGGTACGGGCCCGTCCACCATCTCCGCGTCGGCAAAGGCCGTCAACTGTGCGCAGACGGTGTTGAGCAGGAGGTGGTCGGGCTGGCCGGGCAGGTGGAATCCGGCGCCGAAGGGCTGTGGGTCGATGAGGTGGACGGTGAGCGGGTCCGGGCGGTCCAGGCAGTGGGCGACCAGCCGTTCGAAGACGCCCAGACCGCGCGATCCGGCACCCACGATCGCAACGGAGCGGGGTATGTGGTTCACCACCGGCGGGTCTCCCCGAAGAAGTTGGGCACCTCGATGGCGGTGCCGTCCTTACGGGCCTCGCCGAGGACGAACGCCCCGACGGCCAGGTCGAGCACGCCCAGGCCGAACGGCGAGAAGATCACCGGGCGGTCCGGGGAGAGCGTCACCTCGCCGTTCAAGACGCCGGCGAGGGTTCCGTTCACGAACTCACGGGAGCCCGAGCGCTGCTCGGCGAGGTGCGGTGACGTCTGCGCCTTGAGGCAGTGGTCGATGTCGTCGAGGACGTTGTCCGCCGCGAGGACCACTTCCGGGGCGAGGTCACGCAGGGAGACGTGGAGAACGACCTGGCCGGGCTTGAACGGCGTGCTGACGTAGGGCTCCAGCGCGGTCGTGGCGAACACGACGGTGTCCGCCCGCAGCGCGGCATCGAGATCGGCGGTGAAGACGGCCGGGCAGTTCTGGGTGGTGCGCACGTGGTCGGCCAGGGCCTGTCCGGACGCCTCGTCGAGATCGTGGACGAGGTACGAGTCCGGGACGCAGCCCGCGACGGCAAGGTAGTCGCAGATGTTGCGCGCGATGACTCCGCCGCCCACGACGGCGATCCGGGTCCCCTCGAAGCCGTCCGGGCGGAGCGCGGTCGCCGCGACGGCCGCGGAGGCGGCGGTGCGTGCCGAGCTGATGCTCGCGGCTTCCAGACAGGCGATCGGATACCCGGTCTCGTAGTCGTTCAGAAGGAGAACGGCCGATGCCCGCGGGGCTCCGATGCGTGTGTTGCCCGGGAAGCTCGCGATCCACTTGATACCGGCCAACTGAACATCGGCGCCCAGAA
This Streptomyces decoyicus DNA region includes the following protein-coding sequences:
- a CDS encoding FAD/NAD(P)-binding protein; this encodes MNHIPRSVAIVGAGSRGLGVFERLVAHCLDRPDPLTVHLIDPQPFGAGFHLPGQPDHLLLNTVCAQLTAFADAEMVDGPVPLPGPSLHAWCRRRDLRLADDGYTVRAGEGREIQPNDFLPRRLLSEYLVWAAEEIAAAAPESLTLVRHRTTAVDILPGTSDTETVVLADGSRIAADVVFVTVGHHTLYRPAAPAPDPRLVTRPYPLPAALDSIGPGERVAVLGMGLTAMDVIATLTLGRGGKHTTDEHGMRYLPSGREPSIVLTNRSGMPSRSRPRLHPGRVRCAPLALTTDRLDTIRARHADRRLRFTDNVLPLIEAEMELAYYRTVLARETGDALGAGRELTRRCAGAGHERVLAELRAQFGPTPVPAILSADLADRRWPGYEAYLDWFTAEVGADLAEARDGLGVSPLKEALEVLRDHRDVLRAVIDAPGVDDASLATFFGEFAPLVNRLVIGPQLDRSAELLSLIDAGIVRLGPGPQPKIVAPAGAGPWRLESTCLSQPLRMEADHVVQAHVAEPGADRAPGSLLGALVTAGRLRTLAHRGATVPGLDVTRRGQGVDRTGTPQPHLFFLGPHTEGSSYYNHYVPSPGVPSRALLDAELALGTALPALMTRKR
- the sbnB gene encoding 2,3-diaminopropionate biosynthesis protein SbnB, translating into MFNFDIVAGETVRHVLDDKRADVLGIVRSAYQAHESGDSINPDSYFLRFPEKPDSRIIALPAFLGADVQLAGIKWIASFPGNTRIGAPRASAVLLLNDYETGYPIACLEAASISSARTAASAAVAATALRPDGFEGTRIAVVGGGVIARNICDYLAVAGCVPDSYLVHDLDEASGQALADHVRTTQNCPAVFTADLDAALRADTVVFATTALEPYVSTPFKPGQVVLHVSLRDLAPEVVLAADNVLDDIDHCLKAQTSPHLAEQRSGSREFVNGTLAGVLNGEVTLSPDRPVIFSPFGLGVLDLAVGAFVLGEARKDGTAIEVPNFFGETRRW